The sequence ggctgcttacgacttctgtagacgaggctGAAGCGAACACGATTGGTTAAACTTCTTACGACCAACAActaacgactcattgtagacgagCTTAAGGTTTTGATCTATCACGTGCTCGATTCAATTaagtgtagtaagccttatgccataagaaactgaccaattataattgaatgtgagaggaataatcaaatataattggttaattccttatgaCTTAAGGCTTCtacactattgtagatccggcttTATGAATATTGGTCTAAAAATCGACtgtgaataccggccataatTCGTCACTGGATAACGGCCGTAACAACGCGCATGCGCAAAAAAGTGAATATATATCTAACAGCACTGCCACCGCGTCGCCAGATCAGCGTCGTCAGCAGTCGTCAGCGCAGATATTCATCGTGATTCTCGCATCGTCGATAGTATACTTTTTGCGTGTACCGGCCAGTACCGGCTTTCGTtgtgagagggagagagagaagaaaagaaaaagagagagagagagacagagaaagagagagcgcgaGCGAGAGCGTGGCGCGCGACGATTCTTCCATCCCGTGTAACCACGTGCTTGAAAATCCCATCGGCCGTTACAACCGGATCGGCTGATCGGCTCGCGCGTGAGCACACTCGTGACGCCGCGCACGTTTGACGTCCCATCCGGAGGTACCGGAATCCCGTCGTTTCGGCGCATCGGGCGCAACGCCCGTTGTCGCATCGAAACGCGCACGATCGCGTTCCAAGCGGAGCGCGTGGCAAGGCATCGGAACATTCTAAGTGGAGGATGCACGCCGGAGGAATGATGGAATTCGTGGAAGGCTGGTTTCTCGGGCACACACTAGGCGAGGGTGCCTACGGCGAGTACGTTTTGTTCTGCTATACTATTTCACTTTTCGATAGAGCTGGCCTTGCGAGAGCCACGCGCGTTTACCGGATGTTCGGCCGTGACTTTCGAGATCCATTGTTCCCATTGTTCGAGGGGCGCACGTTACGACACTCGATTCGTTtgcaatacaaaattttaattgaatttacacTACTTCCACGCTCATTTTACCGTTGATTTCTCGTAGACGATTTAATTTTGGTATTTgacaaaatgtattaattgtaaaaattaatatagaagGTACTCTTTGTGCTGGGATCGTGCTTGTAACTCGATGCTGTTTTGTGCAGGGTCAAGCTCGTTGTAAATAAGTCTACAGGCGAGGCTGTTGCAATGAAAATGATTGACATTGAAAAACATCCAGACGCAAGACAAACAGTTCGCAAGGAGACCGCTATTCTACAGATGTTAACCAATCCATATATTATACAGTATTTTGGGAAGCGCAGCGAGCccaatattgaatatatatttctagaGTACGCTTCTGGAGGCGAGCTGTTTGACAGAATTGGTAAGACTGATTggaactaataaaataatatcgaaaCGTTATTTGAAGAATTGTAAAAGACGCgagaattgaatttttatttctttatagaaCCTGACGTTGGTATGCCAATGTGGGAtgctcaaaaatattttagacaaTTAATTTCTGGAGTTGAGTATCTGCACAGTCGCGGAGTCGCCCATCGAGATCTCAAGCCAGAGAATTTGCTCCTAGATAAGAAtgataatttaaagataagtGACTTTGGATTGGCGACAATTTATCGTATGCATGGTAAAGAGCGTCTCTTAGAGAAGAAATGTGGAACGCTGCCTTATATTGCGCCGGAAGTATTAGTAGGAGCATATCATGCAGAGCCCGCAGATGTGTGGTCTTGTGGAATTATTCTTGTAGCTTTGTTGGCTGGAGGTAAATGCTTGTTCTAAAATTGCATGCTCataaaatatctgaaaaagaaattattgctttaataatttgctaatttttattgacaatttttattatgcataaaTGCATGCATTTGATCTGTTAATTTcactcaataaaaaatttgtcagtgatagtgaaaaaaatacttaacatACAAGTCAATATGCCTtttgatttgaaatttattgaaatctcTAATGCATGACTCGCATTTCTCAGTTTTTAACTGGTCGATGTCTGAAATGTAGAACTACCTTGGGACCATCCTCGGTTAGAGTGTCCTGAATATATTGCGTGGAAAAAGGGAAAATATATGTCCCTTAAACCATGGACAAAGCTGGACAATTCATCGTTATCATTATTGAGAAAGGTCCTCCTGGATTCAGCATTAGCAAGATACAAAATGTCAGATATTAAGCAACACAAGTGGTTTGTCAGAAGTTTTACAGGTAAAGATAAAGATAGCGTTttgaattattacatttgataTGCAGATTCAATATGTAGCATAGGTTCTTATTGAtactctttaattataatagccttttatttattttttaatgaatacttATTATAGCATTAGAAAATTAACAACAAAAGTGCCAAAGGTGCCTAGTGTTTACTTAGTCAGGTACTGAGTGACTCTGagtatgaataaaattactcAAGGGAACTCGGTACCTAATTAGGTGGATACTGCATACAACATATGTAAGTTCTTATATCACTTCTTTTGTGTCTTATCGTCTTGTTTGTAAGTGTTTTGTAAGTCTTCTTTGTTGATGTATAAGAATATGGGACGTAAGGTCAATTGGATATTGATATAAGCGATAGAAATAATTGAGAGCAGTGGAACAGTGGAATAGCACTAAGTGCTAAGATTGCTAAGAATGAAAACGAAGAATCCTCAGTTAAAATCCCGACCCTGTTAATTTTTCCATTGTTTAAAAGTTGATTAagcttaaaaagtatttttacagTGTAGATCTTGTTATCGGCTAAGCTCTTGCCTTTTCTTTGGTAATACAGCTCTATGAGTTATGATTAAGTATCATAAAGCTAGATTACCAAAGCAAAGAGCATTGGCATATACATCTAAGATgacacattaatttttagctaagttttatataaaataatataataattagctAAGTGGTAGActattttatgcaaatcttGTCTTTTAgcattacatttttagtataaggaattttatttttatagtaaagtATAGAAATACAAAGATGTATTTATACGATTTACAGGTGATGAGACAGACATGCGGTATCATTTGAATCGGCATATGCAAGCATATACAGAGgatgaaaatctaagaaatgcCTGCTTGTCTCAACCTGAGTTTCCCTGGATGGAAAGTAACAATgcaattcaattcaatttagATGGACGTCAATTTTCATTTTCCCAACCCGCTCATGTAGATGATCTTATAGTTGCTACACAATTACAGGCGTTTACACAAGCCAGTCAGGTACATTCAggtttttactaaataaaacttggattttttaaaatatattcattgttCTGAAATGTTTTATGTTCTGTAGCAAAGCTCCTTCCAGAGATTAGCTCGTCGAATGACTAggtttttcgttaaaatagGAGTTgaggaaattgtaaaaaggcTAATAAGATATTGCGAAAAAGAGAATTACGCACACCGCGTTAATGAGTCTGGTGTGGTAAGACACatgatataatacaaaaattaattttattacgtcAAAGATACAAATCACGTAACATTGTTATATGTTTACAGATCACTATATCGACCGTAGATCGACGTAAAatgtctttaatttttaaagtaaattttatagaaatgaaTGGAAATATACTTGTTGATTTTCGCTTGTCCAAGGGAGATGGTTTGGAATTCAAAAGAgcattcattaaaataaggtGTGCAATGGAAGATGTTATTCTGAAGAGTTCCATGGCATATTCAAGGAGTTAATAGCTAAAGTTATTAACTAAAGTTTCacgcacagaaaaaaatgctggggggggggggggcagcAAGTAGGGTGGAGCTATCCGTCACCTGAGGGATTATTAAAACCTGTCTATCACGTTAGGCAAGTTTGTCTCTTCTTGCGATGTTGGGCCCCACGAGTCTCACACTACCTGTCTGGATAACTGGATGAATGTGCATTACTGCATTTCCCTCTAccttcatattaaaaaaaaaaaacaatgacaTGACTCATTTAATATACCACAGGTCAGCAGGTACTAGCTATGTAACATTAAAGCTCGAAATGATGGTCAAAACGTccgaatattatatattttaattcaaaatttgattattaagtTATTGCTGTGCACCAAGTCTAATTTGTATACGTTactttgcattaatttttttttatcaaaataacgATTTGAAATAATTCATCTTTCCAAAATAATCGtgttgaaagtaaaaaaaaaaactgatgtTCCATGAGCAAAAAGATAAATGaagacaaatttaatttaacctaCGACATATAAAATACTTGTCAAGATGTAAAGAGCTGAAAATGAATGTTATAAAACTGAATATAACGTGTTTCATATTCACAACTAAAAATGGAGTAGAAAAGCTTGTTATGCGGAATTATAGAATTCacgatattttgtataaattgagAATAACTTTCTGTTAAATTGAGAATAACCGTCgaaatttacaaattgtttaGACGTTACAACATGACCATTGATCATGAATGTTTATTGTGTTGTCATACATAATAAACTATAGTTCTACTAGTACCTATCTAGACGACTGGATGGATGTGCCCCTACCTTCGTAAAAAAAGGAGTCAATAGCTGTGACatgttcataaataatatatatagtaatgatttattttgtaatttgtatatttaaaatatatttttatatcagtttttatattaaaaatctttgattttGATGTTATATtgtgctttaaaataattttatatagaatttattacTTCAGCATATACATTGCCAAAAAGAAACTTGATTGGCGACTTTAGAATAAGATTCAACTATGAATATCGATTTTAGGCTAGATCCAAATCTTATTTTGAGATCGTCtcagcaatgtcttaagatacTAATACAgttctgtgattggttgatggcatcttaagataatcttaaatagaTCTGaatatgaataccggccttagtCTATTAGTGATGGCAATTTTATGGAATTGATACTGAACATAAgagttaattattatgaattttttattttttcagagaCTATCATGTGATTTTATTTAGATCGTTTTAAatctgattttaaattaaaacttctaattaatcttaaaatccTATCTAGCCagtaaaataatcatataacaTTTCAAACCTCTCgagattatatttaaaaacgatCTTAGGCCAGTATTTATAGTcgaatgttatatttaaaatcataaatactgtcttaagatgtcatcaaccaatcacgGAGCCGTATTAGCGtcttaaaacattatgtgaaacgatcttaaaataagatttgactatgaataccaacCTTAATCTTTTCCCGTttt is a genomic window of Monomorium pharaonis isolate MP-MQ-018 chromosome 7, ASM1337386v2, whole genome shotgun sequence containing:
- the LOC105835436 gene encoding serine/threonine-protein kinase grp — encoded protein: MHAGGMMEFVEGWFLGHTLGEGAYGEVKLVVNKSTGEAVAMKMIDIEKHPDARQTVRKETAILQMLTNPYIIQYFGKRSEPNIEYIFLEYASGGELFDRIEPDVGMPMWDAQKYFRQLISGVEYLHSRGVAHRDLKPENLLLDKNDNLKISDFGLATIYRMHGKERLLEKKCGTLPYIAPEVLVGAYHAEPADVWSCGIILVALLAGELPWDHPRLECPEYIAWKKGKYMSLKPWTKLDNSSLSLLRKVLLDSALARYKMSDIKQHKWFVRSFTGDETDMRYHLNRHMQAYTEDENLRNACLSQPEFPWMESNNAIQFNLDGRQFSFSQPAHVDDLIVATQLQAFTQASQQSSFQRLARRMTRFFVKIGVEEIVKRLIRYCEKENYAHRVNESGVITISTVDRRKMSLIFKVNFIEMNGNILVDFRLSKGDGLEFKRAFIKIRCAMEDVILKSSMAYSRS